One window of Phalacrocorax carbo chromosome 1, bPhaCar2.1, whole genome shotgun sequence genomic DNA carries:
- the LOC135311644 gene encoding uncharacterized protein LOC135311644 — translation MVLPALGAAVSPHLPGDSQSSSLGDTQLYVQHAQRSCARQCGALGLEPGSPPPSQSQGTKGQPLTVNNLMPHLAPVPPARPGHHPQAEMKRPENASCTAAGHPFDTDHLQGSSPGVNVPLRPLQSRGFADGSALAASSPAGSPRPRPPAGAQLGRSPLSSSGVARTRPPGHAEAPGSLSAVGAAGAWGQESGQESGQESGQESGRESRQESGQESGQESGQESGQESGQESGQESGQESGQESRQESGQESGQESGQESGQESRQESGQESGQESGQESGQESGQESGQESGQESGQESGQESGQESGQESGQESGQESGQESGQESGQESGQESGQESGQESGQESGQESGQESGQESGQESGQESGQESGQESGQESGQESGQESGQESGQESGQESRQESGQESGQESGQESGQESGQESGQESGQESGQESGQESGQESGQESGQESRQESRQESGQESGQESGQESGQESGQESGQESGQESRQESGQESGQESGQESGQESGQESGQESGQESRQESGQESGQESGQESGQESGQESGQESGQESGQESGQESGQESGQESGQESGQESGQESGQESGQESGQESGQESGQESGQESGQESGQESGQESGQESGQESLLLACFSRRALQKFPVPQSLHSHSKGRGSERLGCTPSRGRSPPPRHGCR, via the exons ATGGTCCTGCCAGCACTGGGGGCAGCTGTGTCCCCCCATctccctggggacagccagagcagcagcctgggggaCACTCAGCTCTACGTCCAACATGCCCAACGCTCCTGCGCCCGGCAGTGTGGTGCGCTGGGACTGGAGCCCGGCTCGCCCCCACCCTCACAGAGCCAGGGAACAAAAGGACAGCCACTCACTGTGAATAATTTAATGCCCCATTTAGCACCAGTCCCTCCAGCCCGGCCTGGACATCACCCTCAGGCTGAGATGAAGCGCCCTGAAAATGCCAGCTGTACAGCCGCGGGGCATCCCTTTGACACCGACCACCTCCAAGGCAGCAGCCCAGGAGTGAACGTGCCATTACGCCCTTTGCAGTCCCGTGGGTTTGCTGACggctctgccctggctgcctccagccctgccgGTTCCCCACGGCCCCGGCCGCCGGCGGGTGCCCAGCTGGGCCGGAGTCCCCTCTCCTCCAGCGGTGTGGCCAGGACACGTCCCCCTGGCCATGCTGAGGCCCCCGGTTCGCTCAGCGCTGTGGGCGCTGCAGGAGCCTGGgggcaggagagcgggcaggagagtgggcaggagagcgggcaggagagcgggcgggagagcaggcaggagagcgggcaggagagcgggcaggagagcgggcaggaAAGCGGGCAGGAGAGTGGGCAGGAAagcgggcaggagagcgggcaggaaagcgggcaggagagcaggcaggagagcgggcaggaAAGCGGGCAGGAAagcgggcaggagagcgggcaggaaagcaggcaggagagTGGGCAGGAAagcgggcaggagagcgggcaggaaagcgggcaggagagcgggcaggaAAGCGGGCAGGAGAGTGGGCAGGAAAGCGGGCAGGAAAGCGGGCAGGAAagcgggcaggagagcgggcaggagagTGGGCAGGAAagcgggcaggagagcgggcaggaaagcgggcaggagagcgggcaggagagcgggcaggaAAGCGGGCAGGAGAGTGGGCAGGAGAGTgggcaggagagcgggcaggaaagcgggcaggagagcgggcaggaAAGCGGGCAGGAAAGCGGGCAGGAGAGTGGGCAGGAGAGTgggcaggagagcgggcaggaAAGCGGGCAGGAAAGCGGGCAGGAAagcgggcaggagagcgggcaggagagtgggcaggagagcag gcaggagagcgggcaggagagtgggcaggagagcgggcaggaaagcgggcaggagagcgggcaggaAAGCGGGCAGGAAAGCGGGCAGGAGAGTGGGCAGGAGAGTgggcaggagagcgggcaggaaagcgggcaggagagcgggcaggagagcaggcaggagagcaggcaggagagcgggcaggagagcgggcaggaAAGCGGGCAGGAAagcgggcaggagagcgggcaggaAAGCGGGCAGGAAagcgggcaggagagcaggcaggagagcgggcaggagagcgggcaggagagcgggcaggaAAGCGGGCAGGAGAGTGGGCAGGAAagcgggcaggagagcgggcaggagagcaggcaggagagcgggcaggaaagcgggcaggagagcgggcaggaAAGCGGGCAGGAGAGTgggcaggagagcgggcaggagagcgggcaggaAAGCGGGCAGGAGAGTgggcaggagagcgggcaggaaagcgggcaggagagcgggcaggaAAGCGGGCAGGAAagcgggcaggagagcgggcaggagagtgggcaggagagcgggcaggagagcgggcaggagagtgggcaggagagcgggcaggaaagcgggcaggagagcgggcaggaaagcgggcaggagagcgggcaggagagcgggcaggagagCTTGCTGCTCGCTTGCTTCTCCAGGAGGGCTTTGCAAAAGTTCCCTGTGCCCCAGTCATTGCACAGTCACAGCAAAGGGAGGGGGAGCGAACGCCTCGGCTGCACCCCGAGCCGGGGAAGGAGCCCCCCACCACGCCACGGCTGCCGGTGA